One stretch of Daphnia pulicaria isolate SC F1-1A chromosome 6, SC_F0-13Bv2, whole genome shotgun sequence DNA includes these proteins:
- the LOC124343525 gene encoding protein IMPACT-A-like isoform X1, which translates to MENDDNLSKQMDEIEALSAIYLDEWKTEDEAFRTFSATITESGRVATLLITLPAEYPATSPPFYLLTAPWMKEKDRDEIYNQLEQIYLENAGESILHLWIEKFREHLQNQDSNVEKDVHDDTVPPIAEEIPNKFKSLDLEDSKAECPSIISADPFTERKSTFQGHAATVTNTSQVKLVLAKLYENRKIAQATHNIYAYRMYNEQTKMWIQDCDDDGETHAGGRLMHLLQILDVKNVIVVVSRWFGGILLGGDRFKLINNAARDALEMGTYIASAGSDDVTKKKSKKR; encoded by the exons ATGGAGAATGATGACAATCTATCAAAGCAG ATGGATGAAATTGAAGCCCTCTCAGCGATTTATCTAGATGAATGGAAAACAGAAGATGAAGCATTCAGAACATTCAGTGCAACTATTACTGAAAGTGGGAGAGTTGCAACACTACTAATTACCCTACCAGCAG AGTATCCAGCCACATCTCCTCCATTCTACCTTCTGACAGCACCATGGATGAAAGAAAAGGATAGAGATGAAATCTATAATCAACTAGAACAGATATATCT AGAAAATGCTGGAGAAAGTATTCTCCACCTTTGGATAGAAAAATTTCGAGAACATTTACAAAATCAGGATtcaaatgttgaaaaagatGTTCATGATGATACAGTACCGCCTATTGCAGAAGAAATTCCCAACAAGTTTAAATCTTTAGATCTTGAGGATTCAAAAGCAGAATGCCCATCCATAATCAGTGCCGACCCTTTTACAGAAAGGAAAAGTACCTTCCAAGGCCATGCTGCAACTGTCACTAACACCAGCCAAGTCAA GCTGGTTTTAGCCAAACTGTACGAAAACCGCAAGATTGCTCAAGCTACCCACAATATCTATGCATACAGAATGTACAATGAACAGACTAAAATGTGGATTCAAGACTGTGATGACGATGGCGAAACTCATGCTGGAGGACGTTTAATGCATTTACTTCAG ATTTTAGACGTGAAAAACGTGATTGTTGTCGTTTCCCGGTGGTTTGGAGGCATTCTTCTCGGTGGCGACCGTTTCAAGCTCATCAACAACGCGGCGCGTGACGCTTTGGAGATGGGCACTTACATCGCTTCGGCCGGGAGTGACGACGTGACCAAGAAGAAAAGCAAGAAAAG ATAG
- the LOC124343525 gene encoding protein IMPACT-A-like isoform X2 encodes MENDDNLSKQMDEIEALSAIYLDEWKTEDEAFRTFSATITESGRVATLLITLPAEYPATSPPFYLLTAPWMKEKDRDEIYNQLEQIYLENAGESILHLWIEKFREHLQNQDSNVEKDVHDDTVPPIAEEIPNKFKSLDLEDSKAECPSIISADPFTERKSTFQGHAATVTNTSQVKLVLAKLYENRKIAQATHNIYAYRMYNEQTKMWIQDCDDDGETHAGGRLMHLLQILDVKNVIVVVSRWFGGILLGGDRFKLINNAARDALEMGTYIASAGSDDVTKKKSKKR; translated from the exons ATGGAGAATGATGACAATCTATCAAAGCAG ATGGATGAAATTGAAGCCCTCTCAGCGATTTATCTAGATGAATGGAAAACAGAAGATGAAGCATTCAGAACATTCAGTGCAACTATTACTGAAAGTGGGAGAGTTGCAACACTACTAATTACCCTACCAGCAG AGTATCCAGCCACATCTCCTCCATTCTACCTTCTGACAGCACCATGGATGAAAGAAAAGGATAGAGATGAAATCTATAATCAACTAGAACAGATATATCT AGAAAATGCTGGAGAAAGTATTCTCCACCTTTGGATAGAAAAATTTCGAGAACATTTACAAAATCAGGATtcaaatgttgaaaaagatGTTCATGATGATACAGTACCGCCTATTGCAGAAGAAATTCCCAACAAGTTTAAATCTTTAGATCTTGAGGATTCAAAAGCAGAATGCCCATCCATAATCAGTGCCGACCCTTTTACAGAAAGGAAAAGTACCTTCCAAGGCCATGCTGCAACTGTCACTAACACCAGCCAAGTCAA GCTGGTTTTAGCCAAACTGTACGAAAACCGCAAGATTGCTCAAGCTACCCACAATATCTATGCATACAGAATGTACAATGAACAGACTAAAATGTGGATTCAAGACTGTGATGACGATGGCGAAACTCATGCTGGAGGACGTTTAATGCATTTACTTCAG ATTTTAGACGTGAAAAACGTGATTGTTGTCGTTTCCCGGTGGTTTGGAGGCATTCTTCTCGGTGGCGACCGTTTCAAGCTCATCAACAACGCGGCGCGTGACGCTTTGGAGATGGGCACTTACATCGCTTCGGCCGGGAGTGACGACGTGACCAAGAAGAAAAGCAAGAAAAGGTAG